GACGCCGACACCCCGCTCGACCTCGACCGCGCGCTCGAGGCCCTGCTCATGGTCGCGGACGAGCCGCAGAGCGTGACGACGCTCGCGACCGCCACCTCGACGCCCGTGAAGGAGGTGCGCCGCGCGATCCAGCGGCTCGTCGACGACTTCGACGGGAAGACCGGGGGAGTGCGCCGCGGCTTCGAGCTGCGCGAGGTCGGCGGCGGCTGGCGCGTCTACGTGCGGCCCGAGTACGACACGGTGATCCGCGACCACGTGCTCACGCAGAACCCCACGCGCCTCTCGCAGGCGGCCCTCGAGACACTCGCGGTCATCGCGTACAAGCAGCCGATCAGCCGCAGCCAGGTCGCCGCGATCCGCGCCGTGAACGTCGACTCGGTGGTGCGGACGCTGCTCGCGCGGGGCCTCGTGACGGAGGCCTTCACCGCCGAAGAGACCGGCGCGATCCATTACGGTACGACAGACCACCTGCTCACGCAGCTCGGCATCAACTCGCTCGACGAGCTCCCCCCGATCTCCCCGTTGCTCCCCGACGGGGCGGAAGGCTTCCATGACCCCCTCCACTGAGCCCGATGACCGCGCGTCCGCGCACGCCTGGAACCCGGACGAGCCCGTCGCGGGCGTCCGCCTGCAGAAGGTGATGGCCGCCGCCGGCGTCGCCAGCCGCCGCGTCTGCGAGGACATGATCGCCGCCGGCCGCGTCACCGTGAACGGCGAGACCGTCACCGAGCCCGGCCGCCGAATCGACCCCGACGTCGACGAGGTCGCGGTCGACGACCAGGCCGTGCAGCTCGACACCTCCAAGCGCTACCTCATGCTCAACAAGCCCGTCGGGATCTACTCCTCGCTGCGCGACGAGCGCGGCCGACCCGACCTGCGCGAGTTCACGGAGGAGTTCGAGGAGCGCCTGTTCAACGTCGGCCGCCTCGACGCGGAGACGAGCGGCCTGCTCATCCTCACCAACGACGGCGACCTCGCGCACGTGCTCGCGCACCCGTCGTTCGGCGTGCTGAAGACGTACATCGCGAAGGTCACCGGGCGGGTCACGCCGCAGACGATCCAGCGGCTCACGCAGGGCGTCGACCTCGAGGACGGGCCGATCCAGGCGGATCGCGCGCGCATCCTCTCGGGCGGCGGCGACCAGACGCTCGTGGAGATCACGCTGCACTCGGGCCGCAACCGCATCGTGCGCCGCATGCTCGACGAGGTCGGCCACCCGGTGGAGGAGCTCGTGCGCCGCCAGTTCGGGCCGCTGCACCTCGGATCCCTCGGCGTCGGCCGCGTGCGCGACCTCACCTCCGACGAGCTCGGCCAGCTGCTCACCATCTCGCGCGAGGCCCGCGCGCAGGCCGGACCCGCGAACCCGCAGGGCGCCGGCGCGGCCGCCGAGGCGCAGGGGGACGTGGACCGCGAGGACGGCGAGTGAGCGAGGCCGCGGGCGCGGCCGCCGCGACCGACACGCGTGTGCAGGGGACCGTCCGCATCGTCGGCACGGGCCTCCTCGGCACGAGCATCGCGCTCGGCCTCCGCGCCCGCGGCGTCGACGTGGTGCTGGCCGACGCGTCGCCGACCACGCTCCGCCTCGCCGCGGACATGGGCGCGGGGCGCATCGCCGACATCTCCTCGGCGCCCGACCGGCCAGCGCTCGTCGTCGTCTGCGTGCCGCCGGACGTGACCGCGCGCGTGGTCGCGGCCGAGCTCGCCGCGCACCCGGACGCGCTCGTCACCGACGTCGCGAGCGTGAAGGCCGCGCCGCTCGCGGAGCTGCGCGCCATGGGTGCCGACCTCTCCAGCTACCTCGGCTCCCACCCGCTCGCCGGGCGGGAGCGCGGCGGCCCCGTCTCCGCGACGGGCGACCTCTTCCTCGGCCGGCCCTGGGTCATCGCGGGCCACGACGGCATCACGTACTCCGCCGGCGCGCCCGTCGAGCAGCTGATCCTCGACCTCGGCGCCGTCCCGATCGAGATGACCGCGGAGGAGCACGACGCCTCGGTGGCCCTCGTCTCGCACGTGCCGCAGGTCGTCGCGAGCCTGCTCGCGTCGCGGCTCGCGGACGGCGACGCTTCGGCGCTCGGCCTCTCCGGGCAGGGGCTCCGCGACACGACGCGCATCGCGTCGAGCGACGCGGCGCTCTGGGTGCAGATCCTCGGCGCCAACGCCTCCCGCATCGTGCCGATCCTCAAGGCCCTCCGCACCGACCTCGACGAGGTGATCGACGCGCTCGACGACGTCGACGCGCAGGGCGCCCGGCTGCGCGTGGCCGAGCGGATCCACGCGGGCAACGCGGGCGTCGCTCGCATCCCCGGCAAGCACGGCCAGGACCGCCGCTTCGCCGCCGTGACCGTGATGATCGACGACCGCCCCGGCCAGCTGGCCGCGCTCATCTGCGACGTCGGCGCCGCCGACGTCAGCATCGAGGACCTGCGCCTCGAGCACTCCCAGGGCGCGCAGGTGGGTCTCGTCGAGATCGCCGTGCTGCCCGAGGCCCGCGACCGCCTGGTCGCGCGGCTTGAAGAACGTGACTGGAGGATCGCCGGATGACCGGAGACGCTGTGAACGCACCCGACCCGACCGCACCCGACCCGCTGGAGGACGCCCTGCTCGTCGACGCCACGCTGAACCGCACGGTCGTCGCCGTCGACGGCCCCGCCGGCAGTGGCAAGTCGAGCGTGAGCCGGGCCGCCGCGCGCGCCCTCGGCTTCGACTACCAGGACACCGGCGCCGCGTACCGCGCGCTCAGCTGGTTCGCGCTGGAGAGCGGCGTCGACACCGAGGATCCCGCCACCGTCACCAGCCTCATCGAGGGGTTCGACTACGACATCGCGATCGACCCCGACGAGACGCGCGTCTCCGTCCGCGGCACCGACGTCACCGAGGCGATCCGCGAGCCCCGCGTCTCCGCCGTCGTGAGCCGCGTGGCCCGCGTGCCCGAGGTGCGGCACTACATGGTGGAGCTGTTCCGCGCGCTCATGGCGTCGAGCGACAAGCCCGGCATCGTGGTCGAGGGCCGCGACATCACCACGGTCGTCGCGCCCGACGCCCAGGTCCGCATTCTGCTGACGGCCTCCCCGGAAGCTAGGATGAGCAGGCGTTCCGCGGAGACGTCGACCCAGTCGGCAGCCGCGGTCGGCGAATCACTCGCCTCCCGGGATCGGGCCGACTCGCAGGTCGTCGATTTCATGAACGCCGCAGATGGTGTGACCACCATCGACTCCACGCACATCGACTTCGATCAGACCGTCCAGGCGGTGGTCGATCTCGTACACGCACGAACGGATTGAGGCGCGGCCCGGCGACGGGCCGACACGCCAGAGGAATGACATGGCTGATCACGACGACGACTTCCCTGAGCTCGACAGCGCGCTCACCGAGCGCCTGTCGAGCATCGACGAGGAGCTCGCCGCCCAGCGCGCGCAGACGCTCCGCGCCGGGCTCGACGACTACGACCTGGACGACGAGGACCTCGAGGTCCTCGAAGCGGCGACCGACGACCCCGACCAGGTCACGTACCTGCCGGCGCTGCCCGTGCTCGCGGTGGTCGGCCGCCCGAACGTCGGCAAGTCGGCGCTCATCAACCGCATCCTCGGCCGCCGCGAGGCCGTCGTCGAGGACACCCCCGGCGTCACGCGCGACCGCGTCTCCTACAAGGCCGAGTACGCCGGCCGTTGGTTCACGCTGGTCGACACCGGCGGCTGGGAGCCCGACGCCAAGGGCATCAACGCGTCCGTCGCCATGCAGGCCGAGATCGCGATGGACCTCGCCGACGCCGTGCTCTTCGTCGTCGACGCCAACGTCGGCGCCACGAGCACGGACGAGCACGTCGTCCGCCTGCTCCGCAAGACCAAGAAGACGGTGATCCTCGCGGCCAACAAGGTCGACGACGCGCGCCAGGAGCCGAACGCCGCGTCGCTGTGGTCGCTCGGCCTCGGCGAGCCGCACCCCGTCTCCGCGCTGCACGGCCGCGGCGTGGCCGACCTGCTGGATCTCGTGCTGAAGACCCTGCCGCTCGTCTCCAAGGTCGCCAAGGAGGAGGTCGGCGGACCCCGCCGCGTCGCCATCCTCGGCCGCCCGAACGTCGGCAAGTCGAGCCTGCTCAACAAGGCCGCGGGCGAGGAGCGCGTGGTCGTCAACGAGCTCGCCGGCACCACGCGGGATCCCGTCGACGAGCAGGTCGAGATCGCCGACAAGGTGTGGCGCTTCGTCGACACCGCCGGGATCCGCCGCCGCATGCACCTCGCCCAGGGCGCCGACTTCTACGCGTCGCTCCGCACGAGCGCGGCGCTGGAGAAGGCGGAGGTCGCGGTCGTCATGATCGACGTCTCCGAGGTCATCAGCGAGCAGGACATCCGCATCATCGAGCTGGTGCTCGAGTCGGGCCGCGCGCTCGTGCTCGCGTTCAACAAGTGGGACCTGCTCGACGACGAGCGCCGCCGCTACCTCGAGCGCGAGATCGAGACCGACCTCGCGCACGTGTCGTGGGCGCCGCGCGTCAACATCTCGGCGCGTACCGGCCGCCACATGGAGAAGCTCGTGCCGGCGCTCGAGACGGCGCTGGAGTCGTGGGACACCCGCATCGCGACGGGCAAGTTCAACGCGTTCCTCGCCGAGCTCACCGCAGCGCACCCGCACCCCGTGCGCGGCGGCAAGCAGCCGCGCATCCTGTTCGGCACGCAGGCCTCGAGCCGGCCGCCGACATTCGTGCTCTTCACGACCGGGTACCTCGACCCGCAGTACCGCCGCTACATCCAGCGTCGCCTGCGCGAGATCTACGGCTTCGAGGGCAGCCCGATCATCGTCAACATGCGCGTGCGGGAGAAGCGGAAGCGCTAGGTGTACTGGGTCATGACGTTGGTGACACTCGGGCCGCGGGCGTGAGCCCGTGGCTTGAGTGGATTCGTTCAGTGTTGTAGTGCTCGATGAAGGGGTCAAGCGCGTCGGCGCGGTGTTGGTTGCTGGTGAAGGGTTGCCGGTAGGCCCACTCGGTCGCGAGGGTCCGGTTGAAGCGCTCGACCTTGCCGTTCTGCCAGGGGCAGTGCGGGCGGATGAACTTCTGCCGCGCGCCCAGGTCCTGGACGGCGTTCTTGAACGCGGTCGAGTGCCGGTAGGCGAACGCGTTGTCCGTGATGACCCGCTCGATCCGGGTGATCCCATGCCCGGCGAAGTACGCCGCTGCGCGGGTCAGGAACCCGGCCGCGGTCGCGCCTTTCTCATCGGGATGGATCTCCGCGTAGGCGAGACGGGTGTGGTCATCGACCGCGGCATGGACGTAATCGAACCCGATCCCGCGGCCGCGGACCTGCTCGCTGCGCCCGTGGACCCGCCAGCCGCCTCCGTCCGGGATCCTCCCGAGCTTCTTCACGTCCACGTGGATCAGATCACCCGGATGCTCGTGCTCATACCGGTGCGCCGTTGACCGGGATGCCCGGATCACGGCCCCGGTGACGGGGTCCAACCATGCCAACGGCGGCGCCCCGTGCCGGCGCAGGATGCGGGAGATCGTACGGGATGGAACACCTGTCACCGGCGCCAGCCGCGCAGGACCCGCCCGCAACTGGGCCCGCGCTTCCAGCACGGCCCGTTCCCGCTCCGGGCTCGTTCGCCTCGGTACTGACCGGGGCCGCGATGACCGATCCGTCAGCCCTCGCAGCCCCTCGGCACGGAACCGGTTCACCCATCGATGCGCGCACTGCCGCGACACCCCCAGCTCCCGCGCGACGTGCGCGACCGGCCGACGATCCTCCACCACCCGCCGCACGAGGAGAACCCTCCCGTGAACCGTCAGACGAGCATTACCGTGGGACATCGAGGCCTCCTGGCGATGGTTGAACTGAACAGCTCCATCAAGCCAGGAGGCCTCTTCACACGCCCCGAAGTGTCACCAACGTCATGGCCGAGTACAGCTAGGCGCTCCCGTCCCGGCGGTCACGCGAGGTCGACGACCGTGCGTCGGTCGGCGTCGCGCGACGCGCGGCGTCAGGCGGGGGCCAAGCCGTAGGACGGCAGCTGTTGTTGGATGACCGCGAACGGGAGGTACGTCATCTTGTCGACGCCCGCGTATCTCCCGTAGCCCACGATGGTTCCGTATATCTTGCCGTCCACGCTCATGACCGGCCCACCTGAATCCCCGTCGAAGATGTTCGGGCCCGCGATGTCGCCCGTGTGCAGGATGGGGTCGGAGACGAACCACGTCCGGGGGAGCTGCCCGGGGACGAAGCCGCAGATGATCCCGGTGGTCCGTCCGCTCGTGCAGAACTGCTCACGCGGCGTGGGGCTGCCGACTCCCCGGACCGGCGTCACCATCGGCCGGTAGTCCCGGGAGTAGGGCGCAGGGGCGAGGACGGAGCCGACCGCGCGCGGCTCATACGCCACGATGACGTGGCAGTAAGGGCCGTAGGACGTGTACGAGCAGATCTGTCGACGCTGCGCGAGGGGCGCCACCGTGATGAGCTCGACGTCGTGCTGATCGGAGACCCAGTCGACGCGCCCCGCGACTCCCGAGCCGAGGAGCACCGCAGCGTGCAACGGATTGCAGTGCTTCGCCGTGAGCACGTAC
This window of the Clavibacter sepedonicus genome carries:
- the scpB gene encoding SMC-Scp complex subunit ScpB produces the protein MTAEPQDPTGDTAVPDADTPLDLDRALEALLMVADEPQSVTTLATATSTPVKEVRRAIQRLVDDFDGKTGGVRRGFELREVGGGWRVYVRPEYDTVIRDHVLTQNPTRLSQAALETLAVIAYKQPISRSQVAAIRAVNVDSVVRTLLARGLVTEAFTAEETGAIHYGTTDHLLTQLGINSLDELPPISPLLPDGAEGFHDPLH
- a CDS encoding pseudouridine synthase, which gives rise to MTPSTEPDDRASAHAWNPDEPVAGVRLQKVMAAAGVASRRVCEDMIAAGRVTVNGETVTEPGRRIDPDVDEVAVDDQAVQLDTSKRYLMLNKPVGIYSSLRDERGRPDLREFTEEFEERLFNVGRLDAETSGLLILTNDGDLAHVLAHPSFGVLKTYIAKVTGRVTPQTIQRLTQGVDLEDGPIQADRARILSGGGDQTLVEITLHSGRNRIVRRMLDEVGHPVEELVRRQFGPLHLGSLGVGRVRDLTSDELGQLLTISREARAQAGPANPQGAGAAAEAQGDVDREDGE
- a CDS encoding prephenate dehydrogenase; this encodes MSEAAGAAAATDTRVQGTVRIVGTGLLGTSIALGLRARGVDVVLADASPTTLRLAADMGAGRIADISSAPDRPALVVVCVPPDVTARVVAAELAAHPDALVTDVASVKAAPLAELRAMGADLSSYLGSHPLAGRERGGPVSATGDLFLGRPWVIAGHDGITYSAGAPVEQLILDLGAVPIEMTAEEHDASVALVSHVPQVVASLLASRLADGDASALGLSGQGLRDTTRIASSDAALWVQILGANASRIVPILKALRTDLDEVIDALDDVDAQGARLRVAERIHAGNAGVARIPGKHGQDRRFAAVTVMIDDRPGQLAALICDVGAADVSIEDLRLEHSQGAQVGLVEIAVLPEARDRLVARLEERDWRIAG
- the cmk gene encoding (d)CMP kinase, translated to MTGDAVNAPDPTAPDPLEDALLVDATLNRTVVAVDGPAGSGKSSVSRAAARALGFDYQDTGAAYRALSWFALESGVDTEDPATVTSLIEGFDYDIAIDPDETRVSVRGTDVTEAIREPRVSAVVSRVARVPEVRHYMVELFRALMASSDKPGIVVEGRDITTVVAPDAQVRILLTASPEARMSRRSAETSTQSAAAVGESLASRDRADSQVVDFMNAADGVTTIDSTHIDFDQTVQAVVDLVHARTD
- the der gene encoding ribosome biogenesis GTPase Der; the protein is MADHDDDFPELDSALTERLSSIDEELAAQRAQTLRAGLDDYDLDDEDLEVLEAATDDPDQVTYLPALPVLAVVGRPNVGKSALINRILGRREAVVEDTPGVTRDRVSYKAEYAGRWFTLVDTGGWEPDAKGINASVAMQAEIAMDLADAVLFVVDANVGATSTDEHVVRLLRKTKKTVILAANKVDDARQEPNAASLWSLGLGEPHPVSALHGRGVADLLDLVLKTLPLVSKVAKEEVGGPRRVAILGRPNVGKSSLLNKAAGEERVVVNELAGTTRDPVDEQVEIADKVWRFVDTAGIRRRMHLAQGADFYASLRTSAALEKAEVAVVMIDVSEVISEQDIRIIELVLESGRALVLAFNKWDLLDDERRRYLEREIETDLAHVSWAPRVNISARTGRHMEKLVPALETALESWDTRIATGKFNAFLAELTAAHPHPVRGGKQPRILFGTQASSRPPTFVLFTTGYLDPQYRRYIQRRLREIYGFEGSPIIVNMRVREKRKR
- a CDS encoding IS481-like element IS1121 family transposase; this encodes MSHGNARLTVHGRVLLVRRVVEDRRPVAHVARELGVSRQCAHRWVNRFRAEGLRGLTDRSSRPRSVPRRTSPERERAVLEARAQLRAGPARLAPVTGVPSRTISRILRRHGAPPLAWLDPVTGAVIRASRSTAHRYEHEHPGDLIHVDVKKLGRIPDGGGWRVHGRSEQVRGRGIGFDYVHAAVDDHTRLAYAEIHPDEKGATAAGFLTRAAAYFAGHGITRIERVITDNAFAYRHSTAFKNAVQDLGARQKFIRPHCPWQNGKVERFNRTLATEWAYRQPFTSNQHRADALDPFIEHYNTERIHSSHGLTPAARVSPTS
- a CDS encoding trypsin-like serine protease, which codes for MRRLPLLTRASIGRVIDGLRRVLPSVQLRFALATLAGAALLLPLGATPASAVDAVRLQAPVMAGSQIRNSDGSFCTAGPVLDYHSVASYVLPAQRATRYVLTAKHCNPLHAAVLLGSGVAGRVDWVSDQHDVELITVAPLAQRRQICSYTSYGPYCHVIVAYEPRAVGSVLAPAPYSRDYRPMVTPVRGVGSPTPREQFCTSGRTTGIICGFVPGQLPRTWFVSDPILHTGDIAGPNIFDGDSGGPVMSVDGKIYGTIVGYGRYAGVDKMTYLPFAVIQQQLPSYGLAPA